The Coprothermobacter sp. genome has a segment encoding these proteins:
- the rplS gene encoding 50S ribosomal protein L19, producing MNAIDLVESRYVKPDMPVLLVGDTVKVHINIVEGGKKRIQVFEGLVIAKKGGGSRETFTVRKISSGVGVEKVFPLYSPMIARLEVVRHGDVRRAKLYYLRDRVGTARNVKEKREV from the coding sequence ATGAATGCAATTGACCTTGTAGAGAGCAGATATGTGAAGCCTGACATGCCCGTCCTTCTGGTCGGCGACACTGTCAAGGTTCACATCAACATTGTGGAAGGTGGCAAGAAGAGAATCCAGGTTTTTGAGGGTCTCGTCATTGCCAAAAAGGGCGGCGGCAGCCGTGAAACGTTTACGGTTCGCAAGATCTCCTCTGGCGTTGGTGTAGAGAAGGTATTCCCGCTCTACTCTCCGATGATTGCCAGACTTGAGGTCGTGCGCCACGGCGATGTCCGTCGTGCGAAGCTGTACTATCTCAGAGACAGAGTCGGCACGGCTCGCAACGTCAAGGAGAAGAGAGAAGTCTAG
- the lepB gene encoding signal peptidase I, producing MNKAIREVVDWVIIIAVAFGASYALRHWVVQPYRIQMSSMETTVFPDDLVMVDKLSYHFHQPRRGDVIIFWPPGVTTGDPYIKRVIGLPGETVEAKDGKMYVDGKVADEPYLHGYVMPDFSPTPVPQGQLFLMGDNRAVSLDSRSFGTVSTSSIVGRAMFAYWPLKHFVVLRAQTGLAQ from the coding sequence TTGAATAAGGCCATTCGCGAAGTAGTTGACTGGGTCATCATTATCGCGGTCGCGTTCGGCGCGTCCTATGCACTACGGCACTGGGTGGTGCAGCCGTACCGGATTCAGATGTCGTCGATGGAGACGACTGTTTTTCCGGACGATCTCGTCATGGTGGACAAGCTTTCGTACCATTTTCATCAGCCACGACGGGGTGACGTCATTATTTTCTGGCCGCCCGGCGTTACCACTGGCGACCCGTATATCAAGCGTGTCATTGGCCTTCCGGGCGAAACCGTGGAGGCAAAGGACGGCAAGATGTACGTGGATGGCAAGGTAGCCGATGAACCGTATTTGCACGGGTACGTCATGCCGGATTTCTCGCCGACGCCAGTTCCCCAGGGGCAGCTGTTCCTGATGGGAGACAACCGGGCGGTGAGCCTCGACTCGCGTTCCTTTGGCACCGTTTCAACAAGTTCAATTGTCGGGCGCGCAATGTTCGCCTATTGGCCCCTCAAGCACTTTGTCGTGCTTCGAGCCCAGACAGGCCTCGCGCAATAG
- a CDS encoding ribonuclease HII: MRHEALALFEQGIKSRYELDVIIGIDEAGRGALAGPVYAGACAITDPQGTMFINDSKLLSQRQREQAFELLPAHALFATGSSTTAEIDADGILRATYRAMEKALLLLLPAVRQHWGIGSRIGVVVDGSLLPPFLEHEEHLIAMAIIDADATVLSVAGASIAAKVSRDAAMRVMARHIHGYGFEGNVGYGTREHIQALRTRGPSGEHRRTFVVRQLVETEESLLGRTAQPSARKRR; the protein is encoded by the coding sequence ATGCGACACGAAGCTCTAGCGCTTTTTGAGCAAGGCATCAAATCCCGGTATGAGCTGGACGTCATTATCGGCATCGATGAGGCTGGCAGGGGGGCGCTTGCGGGACCAGTCTATGCGGGCGCCTGTGCCATCACGGATCCGCAGGGCACCATGTTCATCAACGATTCGAAGCTTCTGAGTCAGCGCCAGCGGGAACAGGCGTTCGAGCTTCTGCCTGCGCATGCGCTGTTTGCGACAGGGAGTTCCACCACAGCGGAAATTGACGCGGATGGGATTCTTCGGGCAACCTACCGGGCCATGGAAAAGGCTCTCCTCCTTCTCCTGCCGGCGGTCAGACAGCACTGGGGTATTGGTTCACGCATTGGTGTTGTCGTCGATGGTTCGCTGCTTCCGCCGTTCCTCGAGCATGAGGAGCATCTGATTGCCATGGCGATCATCGACGCAGATGCGACCGTGCTATCAGTTGCGGGAGCCAGCATCGCTGCCAAGGTGTCACGAGATGCGGCCATGCGCGTCATGGCTCGACATATTCACGGATACGGATTCGAGGGCAATGTTGGCTATGGCACGCGCGAGCACATTCAGGCCCTTCGGACCAGGGGGCCGTCTGGCGAGCACCGGCGGACGTTCGTTGTCAGGCAACTTGTAGAGACTGAGGAGTCGCTCCTTGGGCGGACAGCACAACCGAGCGCTCGGAAACGCAGGTGA